From the genome of Streptomyces sp. NBC_01116, one region includes:
- a CDS encoding ABC transporter substrate-binding protein, protein MAREVWRDSADNEAASAVFHLIQQLIDRYRVNRPVMPLVVVQAADAGAGPEIDARVEQLVHQVHRANELRRVPVRLLDGEGATPYEAALDMVRTLSEKPWETRENTQYKTFAFPRSRLLGAIEQATATVVEQSDGNTSEVREERILEQLSRLRWRSGRPRGGTRWASLRQSVRPETFVGALFIALLSVLLGEIDWLLTALVAAVALIGLAVVGLASRAAPPLLWLRRASRWFATTSSLAASSTGYPSDGWSWLSPSGSWRVIRARAAAVAERVADAGAGDEYARQFHLELRVQALLEDLRHNYRPHSLDWRRSKRTVPPVVFLPRATQDNGGILLINAINSVRSRRSEVDPLLLLASLQAPEIMRHTPPLPPERPGPGATTGSSGARARYERWVDDLSLGQSPVAAATLAWVLLLPLSTEKLTHEHAHAQLVTHRVRRTWAWWVMSRASIAVLVVGSLLGAFLWAGHWRDTYCHGPLTDRNTDAIWDGEGDDRECVGVATAPEVLFARGNGLELNGAGKGITFERIEQAIREENDDIAADDAYVTVVYAGPLTATGRDREATRKGLEELTGVYLQQRAVNKTVRRSVKLRVLTANGGEDMLRQLIAVRKIIDVARRDRSVVGVVGLGRNTQESEKATKLLREAGLPLVNTTNSSSDLPRELPNYFGLAATDEEQTHVLGLVARQIAKKLDRPHGIVLSREDVNGDLDRYTIEQRDAGRKMLKDAGFGLGKDVTYDLVGGASLNAPLTSICRAERVPDALYFAGRVEDVPTLMRGLSETTGCSDRRMTVFTGDDLTKGTFDDSTSIAANVTLYHSSLAPLDRGKNLGFYGDAYRTLRALHPEGEVIELASGGPAYEDDLFASGQTVISYSATAALYDAAARGDRRRSAAETWATLHTVDLNNMPTGTISFSRARSSVSDNVHGLNIVKVVRPGPSAERALVCGKPAGVAPPLTADDCRP, encoded by the coding sequence ATGGCGCGCGAGGTCTGGCGGGACAGTGCGGACAACGAGGCGGCCTCGGCCGTCTTCCACCTCATACAGCAGCTGATCGACCGGTACCGGGTCAACCGGCCGGTGATGCCGCTCGTGGTGGTCCAGGCGGCGGACGCCGGGGCCGGACCGGAGATCGACGCGCGGGTGGAGCAGCTCGTGCACCAGGTGCACCGGGCCAACGAGTTGCGCCGGGTTCCGGTGCGGCTGCTGGACGGCGAGGGGGCGACCCCGTACGAGGCGGCGCTCGACATGGTGCGCACGCTCTCCGAGAAGCCGTGGGAGACCCGCGAGAACACCCAGTACAAGACCTTCGCCTTTCCCCGCTCCCGGCTGCTCGGGGCGATCGAGCAGGCCACCGCGACGGTGGTCGAGCAGTCCGACGGGAACACCTCCGAGGTGCGCGAGGAAAGGATTCTGGAGCAGCTGAGCCGGCTGCGCTGGCGGTCCGGCCGCCCTCGCGGGGGCACCCGGTGGGCCTCGCTGCGGCAGTCGGTGCGGCCCGAGACGTTCGTCGGCGCGCTCTTCATCGCCCTGCTCAGCGTGTTGCTCGGGGAGATCGACTGGCTGCTGACGGCCCTGGTGGCGGCCGTCGCGCTGATCGGGCTCGCCGTGGTGGGTCTGGCGAGCCGGGCCGCGCCGCCGCTGCTGTGGCTGCGCCGGGCCAGCCGGTGGTTCGCCACCACCTCGTCCCTGGCCGCGTCCAGCACCGGCTATCCGTCGGACGGCTGGTCGTGGCTGTCGCCGAGCGGTTCGTGGCGGGTGATCCGGGCTCGGGCGGCGGCGGTCGCGGAGCGGGTGGCGGACGCGGGGGCGGGCGACGAGTACGCGCGCCAGTTCCATCTGGAGCTGCGGGTGCAGGCGCTGCTGGAGGACCTGCGGCACAACTACCGCCCGCACTCCCTGGACTGGCGGCGCAGCAAGCGCACGGTCCCGCCGGTGGTGTTCCTGCCCCGGGCCACGCAGGACAACGGCGGCATCCTGCTGATCAACGCGATCAACAGCGTACGGTCGCGGCGCAGCGAGGTGGATCCGCTGCTGCTGCTCGCCTCGCTCCAGGCCCCCGAGATCATGCGGCACACCCCGCCGCTGCCCCCGGAGCGGCCGGGTCCCGGTGCGACGACCGGTTCCTCCGGGGCGCGGGCCCGCTACGAGCGCTGGGTCGACGATCTGAGCCTGGGCCAGTCGCCGGTGGCGGCGGCGACCCTGGCGTGGGTGCTCCTGCTGCCGCTGTCCACCGAGAAGCTGACCCACGAGCACGCGCACGCGCAGCTCGTCACCCACCGGGTGCGGCGGACCTGGGCGTGGTGGGTGATGTCGCGGGCGAGCATCGCCGTGCTCGTGGTGGGCAGTCTGCTGGGGGCGTTCCTGTGGGCCGGGCACTGGCGCGACACGTACTGCCACGGGCCGCTGACCGACCGCAACACGGACGCGATCTGGGACGGCGAGGGGGACGACCGGGAGTGCGTGGGGGTGGCGACCGCGCCCGAGGTGCTCTTCGCGCGGGGCAACGGCCTGGAGCTGAACGGGGCGGGGAAGGGCATCACCTTCGAGCGGATCGAGCAGGCGATACGGGAGGAGAACGACGACATCGCGGCGGACGACGCGTACGTGACGGTCGTGTACGCCGGGCCGCTCACCGCGACGGGCAGGGACCGGGAGGCGACCCGCAAGGGCCTGGAGGAGCTGACCGGCGTCTATCTCCAGCAGCGGGCCGTGAACAAGACCGTGCGCCGCTCGGTGAAGCTGCGGGTGCTGACCGCCAACGGCGGCGAGGACATGCTGCGGCAGCTCATCGCCGTACGGAAGATCATCGACGTGGCCCGGCGGGATCGGTCGGTGGTCGGGGTGGTCGGTCTCGGCCGCAACACCCAGGAGAGCGAGAAGGCGACGAAGCTGCTGCGCGAGGCCGGGCTGCCGCTGGTGAACACGACGAACTCCAGCAGCGACCTGCCCCGGGAGCTCCCCAACTACTTCGGCCTCGCGGCCACGGACGAGGAGCAGACGCATGTGCTGGGGCTGGTCGCCCGGCAGATCGCGAAGAAGCTCGACCGCCCGCACGGGATCGTGCTGTCGCGCGAGGACGTCAACGGTGACCTGGACCGGTACACCATCGAGCAGCGGGACGCGGGCCGGAAGATGCTGAAGGACGCGGGCTTCGGCCTGGGCAAGGACGTGACGTACGACCTGGTGGGCGGGGCGAGCCTGAACGCCCCGCTGACGTCCATCTGCCGGGCCGAGCGGGTCCCCGACGCGCTGTACTTCGCGGGGCGGGTCGAGGACGTGCCGACGCTGATGCGGGGCCTGTCGGAGACCACCGGCTGCTCGGACCGGCGGATGACGGTGTTCACCGGGGACGATCTGACGAAGGGGACGTTCGACGACAGCACGTCGATCGCGGCCAACGTCACGCTCTACCACAGCTCGCTCGCCCCGCTGGACCGGGGGAAGAACCTCGGTTTCTACGGGGACGCGTATCGCACGCTCCGTGCGCTGCACCCCGAGGGTGAGGTCATCGAGCTGGCGTCGGGAGGGCCGGCGTACGAGGACGATCTGTTCGCCAGCGGGCAGACCGTCATCTCCTACAGCGCGACGGCCGCCCTGTACGACGCGGCGGCCCGCGGCGACCGGCGCCGGAGCGCCGCGGAGACCTGGGCGACGCTGCACACGGTGGACCTCAACAACATGCCGACCGGGACGATCTCGTTCAGCCGGGCCAGGTCCTCGGTCTCCGACAACGTGCACGGCCTCAACATCGTCAAGGTGGTCCGCCCCGGGCCGAGCGCCGAGCGGGCCCTGGTCTGCGGCAAGCCGGCCGGGGTCGCGCCTCCGCTGACCGCCGACGACTGCCGGCCGTGA
- a CDS encoding MFS transporter, whose translation MTVDTEAQPLRAGRNARTAVAVLFFTNGALFANLLPRYPQIKEDLAIGNGAYGLAVAAFPAGAIAAGLAAGVLIRRVGSAQVAVLGTLLTAMGLLAAGLAPSAVLFAGALFLAGAMDALTDVAQNAHGLRVQRLYGRSILNSFHAIWSIGAVTGGLMAAGAMSLGLSLGVHLTISAIVLVLAAATAWRFCLPGPDNEPEETGPQPRSAEGAVGASRVGLVLAALVLIATAGTLVEDAGNSWAALYLTDSLHTSAALAAWGFIALVGAQFIGRIIGDRLVDRFGQRAVARTGGLITAVGMGLALAVPTLPGTILGFALAGFGVATLVPAAMHEADALPGLKPGSGLTIVSWLMRLGFLLSPPVVGQVADAAGLRTGLLVIPCAGLLVVALARVLRGRSD comes from the coding sequence ATGACCGTCGACACCGAGGCACAGCCTCTCCGCGCCGGGCGGAACGCGCGGACCGCCGTAGCCGTTCTGTTCTTCACCAACGGGGCCCTGTTCGCCAACCTGCTGCCGAGGTATCCGCAGATCAAGGAGGATCTGGCGATCGGGAACGGCGCCTACGGACTGGCGGTCGCCGCCTTCCCGGCGGGCGCCATCGCGGCCGGCCTCGCGGCGGGGGTGCTCATCCGCCGCGTCGGCTCGGCGCAGGTCGCGGTCCTCGGCACCCTGCTGACGGCGATGGGGCTCCTGGCCGCCGGCCTCGCCCCGTCAGCCGTGCTGTTCGCGGGCGCGTTGTTCCTGGCCGGAGCCATGGACGCACTGACGGATGTCGCACAGAACGCGCACGGTCTACGGGTGCAGCGGCTCTACGGCCGCTCCATCCTGAACTCGTTCCACGCGATCTGGTCCATCGGCGCCGTCACGGGAGGGCTGATGGCCGCCGGAGCGATGTCGCTGGGACTGTCGCTCGGCGTCCATCTCACGATCTCGGCGATCGTCCTCGTGCTCGCCGCCGCGACCGCATGGCGCTTCTGCCTGCCCGGCCCGGACAACGAACCGGAGGAGACCGGCCCGCAACCGCGGAGCGCCGAGGGAGCGGTCGGCGCCTCGCGCGTCGGACTCGTGCTGGCGGCGCTCGTCCTGATCGCCACGGCCGGCACGCTCGTCGAGGACGCGGGCAACTCCTGGGCCGCCCTCTACCTGACGGACTCCCTGCACACCTCCGCGGCGCTCGCCGCCTGGGGCTTCATCGCCCTGGTGGGCGCCCAGTTCATCGGGCGCATCATCGGGGACCGCCTCGTCGACCGCTTCGGTCAGCGTGCCGTGGCCCGGACCGGCGGCCTGATCACCGCGGTCGGCATGGGCCTCGCCCTGGCGGTGCCGACGCTGCCCGGAACCATCCTGGGCTTCGCCCTGGCCGGATTCGGGGTGGCGACGCTGGTGCCCGCGGCGATGCACGAAGCCGACGCCCTGCCCGGCCTCAAGCCCGGATCGGGTCTGACGATCGTCTCCTGGCTCATGCGCCTGGGCTTCCTGCTGTCCCCGCCGGTCGTCGGTCAGGTCGCCGACGCGGCCGGTCTGCGCACCGGGCTGCTGGTGATCCCCTGCGCCGGACTGCTGGTGGTGGCGCTCGCCAGGGTCCTGCGGGGCCGGTCCGACTGA
- a CDS encoding SpoIIE family protein phosphatase, whose amino-acid sequence MVPIPLQRDTVQRAGTTRAGHAHGPRPASRTSLPGIPLAPSAARRFVRAALAEWTGIGVPAAVGFSDRLADDAVTVANELVTNAVVHAGTTVDLVLRLEEEGGDEPSAALVLEVTDHHPARPVSGDEPGTGPGPAGTRPGELPDPAEYGRGLQVVATLADSWGITYRTGLKTVWARLPVDDWSVPPAPPDGEALRRGLRAAEILAPAPRRTERDDAVWDSRGAPAFLAEASDLLAGQLDEDLVAAIAGQLLVPRLADWCAIWLEAEGGGPAAEPRLARVWHSDETDTEPLRAALEREPLRLPAGVGSGPVPVPVPWSAHPAEEGRADTPAPPPHPGGRDGAALAFRITAGGRALGTVLVGREGVAQVPEAVASLIEDFVRRLGLAVGAARAYTRQATISRILQRGLLPSKVAEIPGVTSALVYEPSDDGVVGGDFYDIFPCPGDRWCFVLGDVQGSGPEAAVVTGLARPWLRLLSREGFGVGEVLDRLNRLLLDDAMEAAEAAALMVAAAGGQQLHDGTQSRFLSLLYGEVVPLPDGGVRCTVASAGHPLPLLLRPDGSVRPAAEPQVLLGVVEDVAYESQVFDLAPGDTLLCVTDGVTERRSGALMFDDGDGLARVLAGCAGLPAEATAERIRRAVHEFAEQPPDDDVALLVLHAD is encoded by the coding sequence GTGGTGCCCATTCCCTTGCAGCGGGACACCGTGCAGCGTGCCGGCACCACCCGTGCCGGGCACGCGCACGGACCGCGCCCGGCCAGCCGCACCAGCCTGCCCGGCATCCCGCTCGCCCCGTCCGCCGCCCGCCGGTTCGTGCGGGCCGCGCTCGCCGAGTGGACCGGGATCGGGGTGCCCGCGGCCGTGGGCTTCAGCGACCGGCTGGCCGACGACGCCGTGACGGTCGCCAACGAGCTGGTCACCAACGCCGTGGTGCACGCCGGGACCACCGTCGACCTGGTCCTCAGGCTGGAGGAGGAGGGCGGCGACGAGCCGTCCGCCGCCCTCGTCCTGGAGGTCACCGACCACCACCCGGCCCGCCCGGTGAGCGGCGACGAGCCCGGCACGGGCCCCGGACCGGCCGGGACGCGCCCGGGGGAGCTGCCCGACCCCGCCGAGTACGGCCGGGGCCTCCAGGTCGTCGCCACTCTCGCCGACTCCTGGGGCATCACCTACCGCACCGGCCTCAAGACCGTCTGGGCCCGCCTCCCCGTCGACGACTGGAGCGTCCCGCCCGCCCCGCCCGACGGCGAGGCCCTCAGACGCGGCCTGCGCGCCGCCGAGATCCTCGCCCCCGCGCCCAGGCGCACCGAGCGCGACGACGCGGTCTGGGACAGCCGGGGCGCCCCGGCCTTCCTCGCCGAGGCCTCCGACCTGCTCGCCGGGCAGCTCGACGAGGACCTGGTGGCCGCCATAGCGGGCCAGCTCCTGGTGCCCCGGCTGGCGGACTGGTGCGCGATCTGGCTGGAGGCCGAGGGCGGCGGACCGGCCGCCGAACCCCGGCTCGCCCGGGTCTGGCACAGCGACGAGACCGACACCGAGCCCCTGCGCGCCGCCCTGGAGAGGGAGCCCCTCCGCCTCCCGGCAGGCGTCGGCTCCGGGCCCGTCCCCGTCCCCGTGCCCTGGTCCGCCCACCCCGCGGAGGAGGGCCGGGCGGACACTCCCGCGCCGCCCCCGCACCCCGGCGGCCGGGACGGGGCCGCGCTCGCCTTCCGGATCACCGCGGGCGGCCGGGCGCTCGGCACCGTCCTGGTCGGCCGCGAGGGCGTGGCCCAGGTGCCGGAGGCGGTCGCCTCGCTGATCGAGGACTTCGTCCGCCGCCTCGGCCTCGCCGTCGGCGCGGCCCGCGCCTACACCCGGCAGGCCACCATCAGCCGGATCCTCCAGCGCGGCCTGCTCCCCAGCAAGGTCGCCGAGATCCCGGGCGTCACCAGCGCCCTCGTCTACGAACCGAGCGACGACGGGGTGGTCGGCGGTGACTTCTACGACATCTTCCCGTGCCCCGGCGACCGCTGGTGCTTCGTCCTCGGCGACGTCCAGGGCTCAGGACCCGAGGCCGCCGTCGTCACCGGCCTCGCCCGCCCCTGGCTGCGGCTGCTCTCCCGCGAGGGCTTCGGCGTCGGGGAGGTCCTGGACCGGCTGAACCGGCTGCTCCTCGACGACGCCATGGAGGCCGCCGAGGCCGCCGCCCTGATGGTCGCCGCCGCCGGGGGCCAGCAGCTCCACGACGGCACCCAGTCACGGTTCCTCTCCCTGCTGTACGGGGAGGTCGTGCCGCTCCCCGACGGCGGGGTCCGCTGCACGGTGGCCAGCGCCGGGCACCCGCTGCCGCTGCTGCTGCGCCCCGACGGCTCCGTACGCCCGGCCGCCGAGCCCCAGGTGCTGCTCGGAGTCGTCGAGGACGTGGCGTACGAGAGCCAGGTCTTCGACCTCGCGCCCGGCGACACGCTGCTCTGCGTCACGGACGGGGTGACCGAGCGCCGGTCGGGCGCGCTGATGTTCGACGACGGGGACGGGCTGGCCCGGGTGCTGGCCGGGTGCGCGGGGCTGCCCGCCGAGGCGACGGCCGAGCGGATCCGGCGGGCCGTCCACGAGTTCGCCGAGCAGCCCCCGGACGACGACGTGGCCCTGCTGGTGCTGCACGCGGACTGA
- a CDS encoding DedA family protein — translation MDGIALAAGALYVIVLLRAGGTFAVGWLAGAGVRRGRFVKLTSSEKFRRAERAIQRWGAPVVAVSFLTVGFQTAVNFLAGSMRMPLSRYLPALFVGGAAWALIYATAGLGVLEVLGRLFAERTVFGVSAVAVLLLAVCAVVVHRRRRAAPSSDDTVSDGTAADAS, via the coding sequence GTGGATGGGATCGCGCTCGCGGCCGGGGCCCTGTACGTCATCGTCCTGCTCCGCGCCGGAGGGACGTTCGCCGTCGGGTGGCTCGCGGGAGCCGGGGTCCGGCGCGGCAGGTTCGTGAAGCTGACCTCCTCGGAGAAGTTCCGGCGCGCCGAGCGCGCCATCCAGCGGTGGGGCGCGCCGGTCGTGGCCGTCTCCTTCCTGACGGTCGGGTTCCAGACCGCCGTCAACTTCCTCGCGGGCAGCATGCGCATGCCGTTGTCGCGCTACCTCCCCGCGCTGTTCGTGGGCGGAGCGGCCTGGGCGCTGATCTACGCGACCGCGGGGCTCGGCGTGCTGGAGGTCCTGGGAAGGCTCTTCGCCGAGCGGACGGTCTTCGGGGTGTCCGCCGTGGCGGTGCTCCTGCTCGCGGTGTGCGCGGTGGTGGTCCACCGCAGAAGAAGGGCGGCACCGTCCTCCGACGACACCGTCTCCGACGGCACGGCTGCCGACGCTTCATAG
- the hemW gene encoding radical SAM family heme chaperone HemW, with amino-acid sequence MVGMPSVLPDGEPVPDDGALPRHALEGAADRPLGFYLHVPYCATRCGYCDFNTYTATELRGSGGALASRDNYAAHLIEEVRQARKVLGDDPRPVRTVFVGGGTPTLLPAADLVRMLAAIRDEFGLADDAEITTEANPESVDPAYLAALREGGFNRVSFGMQSAKQHVLKILDRTHTPGRPEACVAEARAAGFDHVNLDLIYGTPGESDDDWRATLDAAIGAGPDHVSAYALIVEEGTQLARRIRRGEIPMTDDDAHADRYLIADEAFAAAGFDWYEVSNWATTEAGRCLHNELYWRGADWWGAGPGAHSHVGGVRWWNVKHPGAYAQALSEGRSPGAGREVLGQEDRRVERILLELRLREGCPLSLLKPDGLAASRRALTDGLLDPEPYGKGRAVLTLRGRLLADAVVRDLVD; translated from the coding sequence ATGGTCGGTATGCCTTCCGTACTGCCCGATGGTGAGCCCGTGCCCGACGACGGGGCGCTGCCCCGCCACGCCCTGGAAGGCGCAGCCGACCGCCCGCTCGGCTTCTACCTGCACGTCCCCTACTGCGCCACCCGCTGCGGCTACTGCGACTTCAACACCTACACCGCCACCGAGCTGCGCGGCTCCGGCGGGGCGCTGGCCTCCCGCGACAACTACGCCGCCCACCTGATCGAGGAGGTCCGCCAGGCCCGCAAGGTCCTCGGCGACGACCCCCGTCCCGTGCGCACGGTCTTCGTCGGCGGCGGCACGCCCACCCTGCTGCCCGCCGCCGACCTCGTACGCATGCTGGCGGCGATCAGGGACGAGTTCGGGCTCGCGGACGACGCGGAGATCACCACCGAGGCCAATCCGGAGTCCGTCGACCCGGCCTACCTCGCCGCGCTCCGCGAGGGCGGCTTCAACCGGGTCTCCTTCGGCATGCAGAGCGCCAAGCAGCACGTCCTGAAGATCCTGGACCGCACGCACACCCCCGGCCGCCCCGAGGCCTGTGTCGCCGAGGCCCGTGCGGCGGGCTTCGACCACGTCAACCTCGACCTGATCTACGGCACCCCCGGCGAGTCCGACGACGACTGGCGGGCCACGCTGGACGCCGCGATCGGCGCGGGCCCCGACCACGTCTCCGCGTACGCCCTGATCGTCGAGGAGGGCACCCAGCTCGCCCGCCGCATCCGGCGCGGCGAGATCCCGATGACCGACGACGACGCGCACGCCGACCGCTACCTCATCGCGGACGAGGCGTTCGCCGCCGCCGGCTTCGACTGGTACGAGGTCTCCAACTGGGCCACCACCGAGGCGGGCCGCTGCCTGCACAACGAGCTGTACTGGCGCGGCGCCGACTGGTGGGGCGCGGGCCCCGGCGCCCACAGCCACGTCGGCGGGGTCCGCTGGTGGAACGTGAAGCACCCCGGCGCGTACGCCCAGGCGCTCTCCGAGGGCCGCTCACCCGGCGCGGGCCGCGAGGTCCTCGGCCAGGAGGACCGCCGGGTCGAGCGCATCCTGCTGGAGCTGCGGCTGCGCGAGGGCTGCCCGCTCTCCCTCCTGAAACCCGACGGCCTCGCCGCCTCCCGCCGGGCGCTGACGGACGGGCTGCTGGACCCGGAGCCGTACGGGAAGGGCCGCGCGGTCCTCACCCTGCGCGGACGGCTCCTGGCCGACGCCGTCGTGCGCGACCTGGTCGACTGA
- a CDS encoding long-chain fatty acid--CoA ligase, with product MSDTQTLIDNRPPSVAALFIDRVAATPDGEAYRYPVPSASGAGPDDWKSLSWGQASERVYAIAAGLIALGVRPEERVALCSATRVEWILIDLGVMCAGAATTTIYPSTNAEESAFILADSESRILIAENAEQLAKARETRADLPDLAHVVVIDPAGVEPAAGDPEGWLVTLAELEAQGAELLAKTPDAVTERVAAITADQLATLIYTSGTTGRPKGVRLPHDNWSYMAKATVSTGLINADDVQYLWLPLAHVFGKVLTSGQIEVGHVTAVDGRIDKIIENLPVVQPTYMAAVPRIFEKVYNGVASKARAGGGAKYKIFQWAAGVAREYAKVSQDNFRRTGRASVPFALGAKHKVADALVFSKIREAFGGRLRACVSGSAALAPDIGYFFAGAGVHILEGYGLTETSAASFVNPGEAYRTGTVGKPLPGTEVRIADDGEILLRGPGVMEGYHKLPDKTEEVLESDGWIHTGDIGELSADGYLRITDRKKDLIKTSGGKYVAPAEVEGQFKAVCPFVSNILVHGADRNFCTALIALDGPTLLGWAAENGMEGKSYAEVVAAPQTVELIDGYVKRLNEGLQRWQTIKKFRLLPRDLDVEHGELTPSLKLKRPVVEREYRGLIDEMYAGSREA from the coding sequence GTGAGCGACACACAGACCTTGATCGATAACCGGCCGCCCTCCGTGGCGGCCCTCTTCATCGACCGCGTGGCGGCGACCCCGGACGGGGAGGCGTACCGCTATCCGGTGCCGTCGGCCTCGGGCGCGGGTCCCGACGACTGGAAGTCGCTGAGCTGGGGCCAGGCATCGGAGCGGGTCTACGCGATCGCCGCCGGGCTGATCGCGCTCGGCGTGCGGCCCGAGGAGCGGGTCGCGCTCTGCTCGGCCACCCGGGTGGAATGGATCCTCATCGACCTCGGGGTGATGTGCGCGGGCGCCGCGACCACGACGATCTACCCCTCCACGAACGCCGAGGAGTCCGCGTTCATCCTCGCCGACTCCGAGAGCCGGATCCTCATCGCGGAGAACGCCGAGCAGCTGGCCAAGGCCCGGGAGACCCGCGCCGACCTGCCGGACCTCGCCCATGTCGTGGTCATCGACCCGGCCGGCGTCGAGCCCGCGGCGGGCGACCCCGAGGGCTGGCTCGTCACCCTCGCCGAGCTGGAGGCCCAGGGCGCCGAGCTCCTCGCCAAGACCCCGGACGCGGTCACCGAGCGGGTCGCCGCGATCACCGCCGACCAGCTCGCCACCCTCATCTACACCTCGGGCACCACCGGCCGCCCCAAGGGCGTACGGCTGCCGCACGACAACTGGTCGTACATGGCCAAGGCCACCGTCTCGACCGGGCTGATCAACGCCGACGACGTGCAGTACCTCTGGCTGCCGCTCGCCCACGTCTTCGGCAAGGTCCTCACCTCCGGGCAGATCGAGGTCGGCCACGTCACCGCGGTCGACGGCCGCATCGACAAGATCATCGAGAACCTGCCGGTCGTCCAGCCGACCTACATGGCCGCCGTGCCCCGGATCTTCGAGAAGGTCTACAACGGGGTCGCCTCGAAGGCCCGCGCGGGCGGCGGGGCCAAGTACAAGATCTTCCAGTGGGCGGCCGGGGTCGCCCGCGAGTACGCCAAGGTCTCCCAGGACAACTTCCGCCGCACCGGCAGGGCGTCCGTCCCCTTCGCGCTCGGCGCCAAGCACAAGGTCGCCGACGCCCTCGTCTTCTCCAAGATCCGTGAGGCCTTCGGCGGCCGGCTGCGCGCCTGCGTCTCCGGCTCCGCCGCCCTCGCCCCGGACATCGGCTACTTCTTCGCGGGCGCCGGCGTCCACATCCTGGAGGGCTACGGCCTCACCGAGACCAGCGCCGCCTCCTTCGTCAACCCGGGCGAGGCCTACCGCACCGGCACCGTCGGCAAGCCGCTCCCCGGCACCGAGGTGCGCATCGCCGACGACGGCGAGATCCTGCTGCGCGGCCCCGGTGTCATGGAGGGCTACCACAAGCTGCCCGACAAGACCGAGGAGGTCCTGGAGTCGGACGGCTGGATCCACACCGGGGACATCGGCGAGCTGTCGGCCGACGGATACCTGCGCATCACCGACCGCAAGAAGGACCTGATCAAGACGTCCGGTGGCAAGTACGTCGCCCCGGCCGAGGTCGAGGGCCAGTTCAAGGCGGTCTGCCCGTTCGTCTCGAACATCCTGGTGCACGGCGCGGACCGTAACTTCTGCACCGCGCTCATCGCGCTCGACGGCCCCACCCTCCTCGGCTGGGCCGCCGAGAACGGCATGGAGGGCAAGTCGTACGCGGAGGTCGTCGCCGCCCCGCAGACCGTCGAGCTGATCGACGGGTACGTCAAGCGCCTCAACGAGGGCCTCCAGCGCTGGCAGACCATCAAGAAGTTCCGCCTCCTGCCGCGTGACCTGGACGTCGAGCACGGCGAGCTGACTCCCAGCCTCAAGCTGAAGCGGCCGGTCGTCGAGCGGGAGTACCGCGGGCTCATCGACGAGATGTACGCGGGCTCGCGCGAGGCCTGA